The sequence below is a genomic window from Corythoichthys intestinalis isolate RoL2023-P3 chromosome 17, ASM3026506v1, whole genome shotgun sequence.
AACTCTCTACGTTCACCTATTTGACGTTTTaatcaggccatttgggggccgtaAGCAAaagaatgcaaaggggcccatatttttggcccaccatttcgtcacagtgtactgtgaaacccatacatgcaatccaacccatacatccatattttgtatattaatcagattttgttgcactgcatacttcaaacttctcaccccaaatggttgtcagtacttacagtagatagcgccaaacctttttctaaaagaggaaagaaagacgtTAAGgaacaacttttatttttttaagcttttaatCAAGTAtccaaactcacaaaagtctaataaagcaaactgcagtaaaccgaaaaaaaaaaaaaaattaaacaattgccacatTGGGGGCCCCCAAGCGGTCAGGGGCCCtatgcagctgcatagtctgcgtataggctgggccggccctggttttAATACATATGaaaccttaaaaaaacaaaacaaaacgacgGTAATACACTCTGGTGATGGTCCCAAATAACACTCAAgtgtagatttttaaaaaatgtcatagtacagtgatccctcgtttttcgcggttaatgggatcAGaaaccgccgcaataagtgcaaaaccgtgaagtagcgcccccgtagcgcccccccccccaaaaaaaattggggggtgttcaatgtatttattcagatttaacgtgAGAATCGAATGATTGCTGCTCGCCTCTtccagtaaaaatggattggtcgtctagcaccgtcaatcaaGTCCTATCAAGGGTTCATGCATTGAATGTAAAGATAGATAAGTGTGGTGTGTTACCTGTCTCTCCAGCGTTGCTCGCTCTCCTGCTGCTCCTGTTCACCAATCAAGCATCTTCCATCAGTCCACGCCAGTGTTCGGATTCCATCCAACGAATTTGGAGAGTGACCCGACTTACGTTGAAGGAATCTACGGAGCTCATCAAAAATTACGTGAGTTCTACATCTTCCGTGTGTCTTTTACCTGTCAAATTCCTAACGCTCTCTTTCCTTCCAGAAAGCCGCCCAGGGAGCCTTGTCAGATGTCTTCTGCAAGGCGACCCTCCAGGACATCCCCGACCCCACCATTTCTGGCCTGGAGGTTTCCGAGCGGCTGGAGAGCATCTGGGATCACATCCTCGCCTTCCGTCCTCACTTGAGGCGGGTCTACGAGCAGCAGGAGGACCTACAGGAGCCTGGTAGTCCAGTTCTGGTTCAGCTGGTGGATGTCGACCGACGCAGTCAGGACTTGGGGGCCCTAGTGCTGGCCTTCTATCGGGAGGTCTTCCCAAACCTGCAAGAGCTGGCCGAGGGGCCCGCAGTCGTGGATCCACCCGCACAGAATGTTTTCCAGCAGAAGGTCTACGGTTGCGTGGTTCTCAAGACCTACAAGGCGTTCCTGACCAATACCGCCCGGGAACTCAAGGTCCTCAAAGGGAACGTGTGCACAGTCAGGAGGAGGTTCAACTCCTTGGGATAACAAGGAATATTTGAGAAGAACTGCTTGATAAGGCTTATTTATGatatttatatttaatatttattatgaAAATGTCTAATATGTTGTAACAACAATGTAGAATAATAATATACAAGCTCTTTTGCTGTGcgaaagaaatatatttttttcaacttaaaattGACTATTTTGGTGAAACCAACCCTTGTTCCCATGCAGAATACTAAAGAACAGATTAAGAgggaaataaaatatttttttctaaagaaaGAAGTGTAATCTTAATTCGGTTTTctctgtgtttacatcaagacaAAACCTGGAAATATCTGTCAAAATGCTCAAAATCAGCTGTCTATTCCCAAAAATTCTGGCATCGAAAGAGTTGtcagttcatttcattaatcacTGACTTCATGACATTGCTCACTTAATGTcatatttttatgactgttaATGATTGGTCACTTCTGTTAGCGCAAATTCTCCTTGCAAAATCTTTGATTAATTATTCGATTGGGTTTTTTGTCATTGTATGCTTCATTATGTCAGTAACTGatcacttaactcattggctgccagtgacggcGATGGAAGTCCAATAAATGTATTCGGGATTATGCTCACAGTTAATTTATTCCCTGCCAGACGGGtattactgtcaatggcaaccaaagaGTTATATGAATATCTTCATGAGGGTTGTCGGGAGTTAGaagtacagtgaggaaaataagtataagAGCACCCTgcgatttacagtggggcaaatacagtgccttgcaaaagtattcggcccccttgaaccttgcaacctttcgccacatttcaggcttcaaacataaagatataacattttaattttttgtcaagaatcaacaacaagtgggacacaatcgtgaagtggaacaacatttattggataatttaaacttttttaacaaataaaaaactgaaaagtggggcgtgcaatattattcggcccccttgcgttaatactttgtagcgccaccttttgctccaattacagctgcaagtcgcttggggtatgtttctatcagttttgcacatcgagagactgacattcttgcccattcttccttgcaaaacagctcgagctcagtgaggttggatggagagtgtttgtgaacagcagtcttcagctctttccacagattctccattggattcaggtctggactttgacttggccattctaacacctggatatgtttatttttgaaccattccattgtagatttggctttatgttttggatcattgtcctgttggaagataaatctctgtcccagtctcaggtcttgtgcagatagcaacaggttttcttccagaatgttcctgtatttggctgcatccatcttcccgtcaattttaaccatcttccctgtccctgctgaagaaaagcaggcccaaaccatgatgctgccaccaccatgtttgacagtggggatggtgtgttcagggtgatgagctgtgttgcttttacgccaaacatatcgttttgcattgtggccaaaaagttcaattttggtttcatctgaccagagcaccttcttccacatgtttggtgtgtctcccaggtggcttgtggcaaactttaaacgagactttttatgaatatctttgagaaatggctttcttcttgccactcttccatgaaggccagatttgtgcagtgtacgactgattgttgtcctatggacagactctcccacctcagctgtagatctctgcagttcatccagagtgatcatgggcctcttggctgcatctctgatcagttttctccttgtttgagaagaaagtttggaagggcggccgggtcttggtagatttgcagtggtctgatgctccttccatttcaatatgatggcttgcacagtgctccttgagatgtttaaagcttgggaaatctttttgtatccaaatccggctttaaacttctccacaacagtatctcggacttgcctggtgtgttccttggttttcataatgctctctgcactttaaacagaaccctgagactatcacagagcaggtgcatttatacggagacttgattacgcacaggtggattctatttattatcatcggtcatttaggacaacattggatcattcagagatcctcactgaacttctggagtgagtttgctgcactgaaagtaaaggggccgaataatattgcacgccccacttttcagtttcttatttgttaaaaaagtttaaattatctaataaatgttgttctacttcacgattgtgtcccacttgttgttgattcttgacaaaaaaattaaatttcatatctttatgtttgaagcctgaaatgtggcgaaatgttgcaagattcaagggggccgaatacttttgcaaggcactgtaagtatttagtcaaccactaattgtgcaagttctcccacttgaaagtattagagaggcctgtaattgtcaacatgggtaaacctcaaccatgagagacaaaatgtggaagaaaaaaaaaaaaagaaaatcacactgtttgatttttaaataattataataagtatttggtctataccaaaagttcatctcaatactttgttatatactctttgttggcaataacggacgccaaacgttttctgtatctcttcacaagcttttcacacactattgctggtattttggcccattcctccatgcagatctcctctagagcagtgatgttttggggcagtctttgggcaacacagactttcaactcctttcaCAGATTTCcgatgaggttgagatctggagactggctaggccactccaggaccttgaaatgcttcttacaaagccactcctttgtcgccctggctgtgtgtttgacatcattgtcatgctaaaagacccagccacgtctcatcttcaatgcctttgctgatggaaggagattttcactcaaaatctctcgatatatggccccattcattctttcctttacacagatcagtcgtcctggtctctttgcagaaaaacagccccgaagcatgatgtttccacccccatgcttcacagtgggtatgatgttcttcggatgcaaatgagtattctttctcctccaaacacgagaacctgtgtttctaccaaaaagttctattttggtttcatctgaccataacacattctcccagtcctcttctggatcatccaaatgctctctagcaaaccgcagacgggcatggacgtgtactttcttcagcagggggacacgtctggaagtgcaggatttgagtccctagtggcgcattgtgttactgatagtagcctttgttactgtggtcccagctctctgtaggtcattcactaggtcccgtcatgtggttctgggatttttgctcactgttcttcttatcattttgacaccacggggtgagatcttgcatggagccccagatcgagggagattatcagtggtcttgtatgtcttccattttctaataattgctcccacagttgatttctttacaccaagcgtttcagtcagattcagtcttcccagcctggtgcaggtctacaattttgtctctggtgtccttcgacagctctttggtcttggccatagtggagtttggaatgtgactgactgagattgtggacaggtgtcttttataccgataatgagttaaaacaggtgccattcatACAGGTCACAAGTGGAgcatcgttagacctcgttagaagaagttagacctctttgacagccagaaatcttgcttgtttgtaggtgaccaaatacttatttttcactctaatttggaaatacattcttcaaaaatcaaacaatgtgattttctgttttttttttttccacattcttgtTGGTTGAGGttcaaccatgttgacaattacaggcctctccaatattttcaagtgggagaacttgcacaataagtggttgacttaatacttatttgccccactgtaggtgcttgtccactgtgagaaacaatctaaagaaatatatatttttaacaatttatttgtgttatattgctaaaaaataactatttgaacagaacctgtctattagctagaattgtgatcctcaaagacctgttagtcgcctttaaaaagtccaacaaaTGAGTGGtggtagatttttttgtttttgactttttgacctgtttgaaacGATTAGCTGCagataaacacctgtccaccccatacaatcaggaaaAATCCAATTACTTTCATGGTCAAGGTATAAGAGCCGTCCTAAGACACCGTAGACAGAactgtagacctctacaaggctggaaagggttacagggcaattgccaagcagcttggtgatacaAGATCCACCGTTGCAgccattattagaaaatggaagaaatcaaacgactgtcaatctccctcggactggggATCCATGCAATATCTACCTCGTAGGGCCTCAATTATCCTatgaatggtgaggaatcagccaagaactacgcaggaggagctggtcaatgacctctaAGGAGCTGGAACCACCATTTCTAAGGTTACTGTTGGAAATACACTAAgccgtcatggtttaaaatcatacatGGAATTGAAGGTTCCCCTGCCATAGTCTTCATAAAATATTCACGGGACATGGGGCTCGAGCCCAATTAATGGGGGCTTGCATAGTTGGCgtggccatcaaagctgaccgagtggaatcacaaagagctttttccgttgaaaattcttgtgaataaatgcttaaatagctgaattcgttatagatatggacgtaaaacagtctcgtttcttggttaaaagcacaaaaaacaaacatggagttagcatttattttacggaaatattgcgaactatgatgctagtcagttagcAAAAGTAGCGCCCGCCTTATGAaatcagagcttttccagtgaaaattcttgtgaagacatgcttaaatccctgaattatttatagatatggatgtaaaacagtcttgattcttggttaaaagcaacaacaacaaaaaaaatgcagttagcatttatttcacgaaaatattgcgaactatgatgctactcagtaagcaaatgtagcggccgcctgatgagaACAAAGCGTTGAAAATtttcgtgaataaatgctgaaatccctcaattctttatagctatggatgtaaaacagtttcgattcttggttaaaagcaaaaaaaaaaacgtgcagtttgcatttattttatgtaactattgcgaactatgatgctagccaGTTAGCAAacgtagcggccgccttatgaaaacaacttttccggtgaaaattattgtgaataaatacttaaatccctgaactctttatagatatggacgtaaaacagtctggattcttggttaaaagcaaaggttAAAAGGCTTGCATAGTTGGCgtggccatcaaagctgaccgagtggaatcacaaagagctttttccgttgaaaattcttgtgaataaatgcttaaatagctgaattcgttatagatatggacgtaaaacagtctggattcttggttaaaagcaaaaaaaaaaaaaaaaaaaaaaacgtgcagttagcatttattttacttaaatatgtctaagtacgatgctagtctgttagtcaatgtggcagcagccttacaacaaaaagctttttacgttcttgtgaataaatgcttaaatccctgaattctttatagatatgaacgtaaaacagtctcaattcttggttaaaagcaaaaaaaaaaaaaaaaaacatgcagttagcatttatttcacgtaaatattgcgaactatgatgctagtcagttatcaaatgtagcggccgccttataaaaacagcttttccggaaaattattgtgaataaatgcttaaatccctgaattctttataggtatggacgtaaaacagtctggattcttagtgagaagcaaaaaaaaacaacaaaaaacgtgcagttagcatttattttaagtaaatatgtcaaagtacgatgctagtctgttagtcaatgtggcggcagccttacaacaaaaagctttttacgttgaaaattcttgtgaataaatgcttaaatccccgaattctttatagatatgaatgtaaaacagtctcgattctttgttaaaagtgcaaaataacaggcagttagcatttattttacataaatatgtcgaagaatgacgccaatgctgtcgcggttaatttctcccattttttttttcacgtttcaaaatgcatgcatggtacgaaaaatataataattaccttgactcctcaaacaaatcactcctgaaacaatccttcctgtttgtacagtatgtggtacagctttcgtactttttcaatctaaattcggcgttagatcgctgcgagtgtgggatggccccctacttgaatgcgtgTCGCAGTGTATGTCGACTGTGAcacgtcaatataattatgaagtctatgcccctGCTTAAACAAGCACATGTACTGGCCCATTTtcagtttgccaatgaccattttgatgatccagaggagtcatggaaaaagtcatgtggtcatataagattaaaatggaacttttttgtctttattccAGTCATGGTGTTTGGACTAATAAGAATGATGCGTACcaacccaagaacaccatcactactgtgaagcatgagggtggtagcatcatgcttttgggggtgttttcctgcacatgggactggacgactgcactCTATTAAGGAGATGATTACCAGGGTCAtgcattgtgagattttggggaataatgaaaatgaaaaaatgggTTGTGActaggtcttccaacatgacaatggcccgaagcagacagccagaattaccatggagtggcttcgtaaaaagcatatcaaggttctggagtggcctagccagtctccagacccaaacccaatagaaaatctttggagaaaGCTCCATctccgtgtttctcagtgacagcgcagaaagtggtgcaaaatccctgctgcagtctgtgcaaacctggtgaaatgttacagaaaacgtttgacctctgtaattataATCAAAGGCTgtatcaaatattaacattaaTTTTCTCAGAGGTTTAAATAGTTATTTGCAGCAgtgtaatacaaataaattgtgaaaaaattgtctctcacagtggaccttccatgaaaatttcaaacccgcacaTCATTTCTAAGAGGGaggacttgcaaaatcgcagggtgttcaaatacttattttcctcaatgTATATGAAtccaattacaaatactttgtaGATTTCGGAGGCCTTTAGCGTTCACCACAAAAATGGTTTCTTAGGTCAAATACCGACTTTTCGTCACTGATCACTTAattgaaataaaacaaaaaacaatcacattgtGCTGTAGGTGTCATGTGTTGCGCCTGATggactgaaaaagaaaatcaggaAGCGTGTGGCGACGTCTGACTGTGTGATGGCATGCGTTGTGCACAAGGAAAGCTGTCTGGACGCTCATCGGTCACACGCCAGCACGCCGTTATTTTGGATGGATGACTACTTGTGCGTCAATGGACACTTCGGAAGTCAACGCACTGATGCAACGAGTCGTCTATTTTGCCCCTCCCATTTGGACTAACATTGTCAGCAAGTTTTTATACATGGAATATTGATGAATTCAATGCTTTAATTAGAAAACGTGATGTTTGGTTTGTCATTAGTATTGACTGAGTTTTGGTTTATGTTGTATCCAATTGGAATGAATTGATTTAAATGCATGAATTACAATTGTATGAAATGAATATACGGTAGTTGTATTATAAAATACAAATGAATTTTCCTTTCAAAAGTACTTacgactagagatgtcccgatcgatcggcatcccgatcacgtcattttcaaagtatcggaatcggcaaaaaaaatatcggacatgccttattttttttatatatatatatttttaaataaatcattttctaattgtatttaacgttacagacataatatgttacactcatccagagtctttagttttggcttaaggtagggttatcaaatttatcccgataatggcggtaattaatttttaaaaaattgtatcacgctaaaatatttaacgcaattaatgcatgcgctgcacgacccactcacgcaatgtcgcgctcaaatctgtaatggcaccgttttacctatatagagagctaaaaggcagcgtaaaatgagtagagtgaattttggaaacttttggagcctttttttaattggctaaagccttacaatccctctccctacgattagagctatcgtgggaagcaatgtggggaagcaaagtagaaattgatctttttcttaacaccctatgtttttttcccaacgcagagaagatatatcaattggtagcactacgcacagtcatggttccacttcccatcatgcatttgggcatggctacagtatcatttactgaaagctcaacaaatacacgagatggcaatatttagtcacaatatacaaagtcacatttgtcctttaagaattacaagtctttctatccgtggatccctctcacagaaagaatgttaataatgtaaatgccatcttgaggatttattgtcataataaacaaatacagtacttatgtactgtatgttgaatgtatatattcgtccgagttttattcatttttttcttaatgcattgccaaaatgtatgtgatcgggaaaaattatcgggaatgattggaattgaatcgggagcaaaaaaaagcaatcggatcgggaaatatcgggatcggcagatactcgaactaaaacgatcgggatcggatcgggagcaaaaaaacatgatcggaacaaccctacttacgaCAACTGGTGTCGATGGCAGTCAGTGAGTTTGGCATTTCCCAAGGTTAATAAATTCAAAGCAACACtacgtaacttttcaacctagtcatgtgaaaaaatttggacaccccattaaatattcagttctttattaagaaatgctcacatatcaatgtctgatcttgtttttcttcctCTCtggaaagaaagtgatttaaccctttaacaccaaaTGTGTCGGCGGCGAcgtgtttacgcatatcatctctgaagcctcgtcacgctgtaattacgtcacccatgtgccgctgg
It includes:
- the m17 gene encoding IL-6 subfamily cytokine M17 → MIGRLLWTQWMDTKTTLLALLLLLFTNQASSISPRQCSDSIQRIWRVTRLTLKESTELIKNYKAAQGALSDVFCKATLQDIPDPTISGLEVSERLESIWDHILAFRPHLRRVYEQQEDLQEPGSPVLVQLVDVDRRSQDLGALVLAFYREVFPNLQELAEGPAVVDPPAQNVFQQKVYGCVVLKTYKAFLTNTARELKVLKGNVCTVRRRFNSLG